In Syntrophorhabdus sp., the sequence GGGAGGTTTCCAGAATATTGGAAAGATCCCCGAGCTGAAGCGCAGGATCATATGGACCCTCGGGCTGCTTGCGGTCTACCGTGTCGGCATCCACATACCCACGCCGGGCATTGACGGAAACGTCCTCGCGGGCATCTTTGAGCAGGCCAAGGGAACCCTGCTCGGGTTTTTCGACATGTTCGCCGGCGGCGGACTGGAGAGGCTCTCCATCTTCGCCCTCGGGATCATGCCCTACATTTCGGCGTCGATCATACTTCAACTTCTGACCGTCGTCATACCCACGCTCGAGAAGCTCTCGAAGGAGGGTGAGGCGGGACGGAGGAAGATAACCCAGTACACACGGTATGGGACGGTCGTCATCAGCATCATCCAGGGCCTTTTCATCGCCATCGGCCTCGAACAGATGCGGGGAGCCGGCGGCGAGCCCGTCGTTTTCAACCCCGGGTGGAGCTTCCGGCTGATGACGATGATCACGCTCACGGGCGGCACGTCCTTCATCATGTGGCTCGGAGAGCAGATCACCGAGAAGGGCATAGGCAACGGCATCTCGCTGATCATCTTTGCGGGCATCGTGGCCCGTATGCCGAACGCCGTTGCAGGGACATGGAGCCTGGTCAACACCGGTGAGCTCAACTGGTTCGTGGTACTCGTCCTCATGGCGATGATGCTTGCCGTCGTTGCTTTCATAATATTCATGGAGACATCGCAGCGCAGGATCCCCGTGCAATACGCGAAAAGGGTCGTCGGGCGGAAGATGATGGGCGGTCAGTCGACGCACCTGCCGCTGAAGGTCAACACGGCAGGTGTCATCCCGCCGATCTTCGCGTCATCCATCATCATGTTCCCCGCCACGATCTCAAACTTCATCACCCATCCCTATGCGAAGAAGGTGGCGGAACTCTTCACACCGGGGTCAGCGCTCCACGAGATCTTCTACGTTGGCTTCATCATCTTCTTCTGCTACTTTTACACAGCCATCGTCTTCAACCCCGATAACGTGGCGGACAACATGAAGAAGTACGGGGGATACATACCAGGGATCAGGCCGGGCAAGCGGACATCGGAGTACATCGACAGGGTCCTCACGAGGGTGACATTCATAGGGGCGATATACGTATCTTTCGTGTGTGTGCTGCCGACGCTGCTGGTGAAGAAGTTCAACGTGCCCTTCTATTTCGGTGGCACGGCTCTACTCATCGTCGTCGGCGTCGCTCTTGACACAATTCAGCAGATAGAGTCCCATCTCATTCTGAGACATTACGACGGGCTGGTGAAGAAGTCGCAGAGGATCAAGGGACGACGATAGAAGCATCAAAGGAGGAATGCCGGCGGGAAACGCCTTGAGCCAAAGGAATGGTCTTTCTGAAAACAAAAGAGGAGATTGAAAAAATGCGTGTCGCCAGTGGAAGGGCGATGGAAATGCTCCTCTATCTGAAGGATCTGGTGAAGGCAGGCGTGAAGACGATGGACCTCGAGAATGCCTGCGAGGAAAAGATCAAGAAGACGGGAGACGTGAAGGCCGCCTTCAAGGGGTACAACGGCTTCCCTTATTGCTTGTGTGTGTCCGTGAACGACGAGGTCGTGCACGGCATGCCCTCTGAACGGCAGCTGAAAGAGAATGATATCGTGAGCATTGATTTTGGTCTTCTTTATGAAGGGTATTACGGAGATGTGGCAATGACCTATGCCGTCGGGGGTGTCTCGAAGGCCGCGCGGAAGCTTCTCGAAGTGACGGAAACGTCTCTCTACCGCGGGATAGACGAGGCCCGGGAGGGCAACAGGCTCCATGATATCTCCCACGCCATACAGGAGTTTGTTGAGGGAGAGAGGTTCTCTGTTGTGAGGGAGTTCGTGGGCCACGGAATTGGACGGAGCCTGCATGAAGAACCCCAGGTGCCCAATTACGGGACGAGGGGGACGGGATTGAGGCTCAAGGCCGGAATGGTCTTTGCCATAGAACCGATGGTCAATATGGGAAAGAGTGAAGTGTACGTTAAGGAGAACGGCTGGACCGCCGCCACGAAAGATGGGAGCCTGTCGGCTCATTTCGAACACACTGTGGCCGTGACCGGCAACGGCCCCGTCATATTGAGCCGGGTGTAGAGAGGACAAATGCCAAAAGGCGAAGGTATAGAGATAGAAGGAACGGTCGTAGAACCCCTGCCCAACGCGATGTTCAGGGTTGAGCTCCCCAACGGTCACAGGGTTCTGGCCCACGTGTCCGGAAAGATGCGGATGCACTACATAAAGATACTCAGGGGAGACAAGGTCGTGGTCGAGTTGTCGCCATACGACCTCACGCGGGGCAGGATCATTTATCGCGTCAAGTAGGAGGACAGCATGAAGGTAAAGCCTTCGGTGAAGAAGAGATGTGACAAATGCAAGATCATCAAGCGGAAGGGCGTCGTCAGGATCATCTGCGAGAACCCCAAGCATAAGCAGAAACAGGGCTAAGGAGGCAAAAGGTGGCACGAATTGCTGGCGTCGATATACCCAGGGACAAAAGGATCGAAGTGGCCCTGACCTACATCTACGGCATCGGGAGAACGCTTTCCGTGAAGATCCTGAGCCAGGCCGGGATCGATCCGAACAAGAGGACGCATACTCTCCTCGACGAAGAGATCGCGAAGATAAGAGATATCCTGGAAAATGAATACAAGGTCGAAGGTGATCTGAGAAAAGAAGTGAGCATGAACATAAAAAGGCTCATGGACATTGGATGCTACCGCGGCCTGAGACATAGACGGAGCCTTCCCGTGCATGGACAGAGGACGAGGACGAACTCCCGGACCCGCAAAGGCCCGCGGAAGACTTCGATGAAACGAAAATAACGACGAGGTGGTGCGTACATGGCTAAGGTCAGAAGAAGCGGAAAGAAAAAGGTAAAAAAGAATATCCCCGTCGGTGGAGCACATATACAGTCGAGCTTCAATAACACGATCATCACGATCACCGATCCCCAGGGCAACGTCGTGTCGTGGTCGAGCGGAGGTGTTGTGGGCTTCAAGGGTTCGCGTAAGAGCACTCCCTTTGCCGCACAGCTTGCCGCCGAGAACGCTGCGAAGAAGGCCATGGAGCATGGGCTGAGGACAGTGGACGTCTATGTGAAGGGCCCCGGAGCGGGACGTGAGGCGGCGCTAAGGGCGCTCCAGAGCGCGGGACTCAAGATCCATCTCATCCGAGACGTTACGCCCATCCCTCACAACGGCTGCAGACCGCCGAAACGCAGAAGGGTTTAAAGGAGGCACGAATTGTCACGATACGTTGGACCATCATGCAAATTATGCCGGCGAGAAGGCATAAAGCTTTTCCTAAAGGGAGAAAGGTGCTACACGGAGAAATGTGCTATTGAAAAGAGGAATTACCCCCCGGGACAGCATGTGGATACCAAGGGCAAGGTCATGGAATACGGGATGCGTTTGCGGGAAAAGCAGCGCGCGCGCAGGATATACGGGCTCAGCGAGAAACAGTTCAGAAGGTTCTTCGTCATGGCCGAGCGCAAGGAAGGCATCACGGGAACCAATTTCCTCGTCTTTCTTGAAAGAAGGATCGACAATATGGTGTTCCGCCTGGGTTTCGCGACGTCCCGCGCCGAGGCGCGCCAGCTTGTATCCCACAAGCACATCGCCGTGAACGGCAGGACCGTGAGCTCTTCGTCCTACCTCGCGAAGGTGGGTGATGTCATAGAGGTGAGGCACAAGAACCTGCCTGCCGTCGTGAACGCGCTGGAATCGGTCGTGCGGAGGGGCGTGCCCTCGTGGATAGACCTGGACAAGGACAATATGAAGGGTACCATCAAGCTCTTTCCGACCCGCGACGATATTTCGTTGCCGATCAAGGAACAGTTGATCGTAGAGTACTATTCAAGGTAGTTATTACCCCAAGGAGGGTACATGCCTATGTTTGAAAAGAACTGGCAGGAGCTTATCAGGCCAACCAAGATCGAGATAGAGAAGAAAGAGAGCACCTACGTGAAGTTCTCCACGGAGCCCTTCGAGAGAGGGTACGGTGTTACGATCGGCAACTCTCTCCGCAGGGTACTTTTGTCCTCGATCATGGGTGCCGCTATAACGTCGGTCTGGATAGACTCTGTTGACCATGAATTCTCAACGGTCCGGGGCGTCAAGGAAGACGTTACGGAGATGATCCTGAACCTGAAGAAGGTTGTTATCAGGATGACCGACGACAGACCTGCCCTTTTGAAGATCGATGTAAAAGGCAAGAGGGAAGTGAAGGCGGGAGACATCACGCATGACGGCGGGGTGGAGGTTATCAACCCAGACCTGCATATAGCCACACTGTCAAGCGATGCCAAGCTGTACATGGAGATGAAGGCAAGGCTGGGCCGCGGGTATCAGCCCTCGGAACAGAACGTCGAAGACGCGGATCCCATCGGCACCGTTCCCATAGACGCCATCTTCTCTCCCATCAGGAAGGTGAGCTATAGCGTTACTCAGGCCAGGGTGGGCCGACGGACGGATTATGACAAGCTGTCCATGGAGATCTGGACCGACGGCAGCGTCGATCCCCTCGATGCGCTCTCCTTCGCGGCGAAGATCATCAAGGAGCAGATGCGCATCTTCATCAACTTCGACGAGGTCGAGGAAGCGGAGGCGGGCGAGGAAAGAGGACAGGAAAAAACCGATTTCAACGAAAACCTGTATCGCAGCGTAGATGAGCTCGAGCTCTCCGTGAGGAGCGCGAACTGCCTGAAGAACGCGGACATCAAGTACATAGGGGAACTTGTCCAGAAGACGGAGCAGGAGATCCTCATGACAAAGAACTTTGGAAGGAAGTCCTTGAACGAGATCAAGGAGATTCTTTCTTGCATGGGCCTTCGGCTTGGTTTAAAATTAGACAGCTTTCCGGCAAGGGAAGAACTGGACAAGATGGTTCTCAAGAAAAAAGATCACATGTAGGGGTTGATATAATGAGGCATCAGAACAGAGTGAAGAAAATGAATCGAACCAAGAGCCACAAGCGGGCGTTGTTCATGAACCTCGCCAACGCCCTGTTCGATCACGAAAGCATAAAGACCACGAACCCGAAGGCGATGGAACTCAGGAAGGTGGCCGACAGGCTCATCACCCTGGCGAAGAGAAAGGATCTTCACTCGCTGCGTCTTGCCTTTGCTTTCCTGAGAGACAAAAGGGTTGTCAGAAAACTATTCAGCGACATCGGGGACCGTTATGCGGCCATAAACGGCGGATACACCCGTGTGGTCAAGATCGGTCTCAGGAAGGGCGATGCCGCCCCCATGGCGATCATCGAACTGACGCAGAAGAAGGAGCCGGAGAAAGAGAAAGAGAAGGGTAAGGCGAAAGAGTCGAAAGAGGCGAAACCCGCAAAGGAAAAGAAAGAGAAGGCACCGGCGAAGAAGAAGGCAGCTCCGAAGAAAGAGACGGCCGCCGGTGAAGAAGCGAAGCCGAAGAGAACGAGAAAGCCGAAAGCCGAAAAGAAGGTGGAGGAGATACCGGAAGGTACCCAGAACGCCTGAAAAGATAGTGGGAGATCGTTCAACGGCAGGACAACGGACTCTGACTCCGTGAATCAAGGTTCAAATCCTTGTCTCCCAGCCAAATTGAAAGGGGCTGACCGATCGGTCAGCCCCTCTTCTTGTCCGTAGGGACTCTTTCGGAGACATGTTGTTCACGATGACCTTCTTATGTCAGTCGCCTATCGCCTGAGGCGTGTTTTCTCGAAAACCCGCTCCATTCTCCTGACGACCTCGGGTGATTCAATCTCCGTTATCCCGAAAAATAGATAGGAAAAATTGTCCGCCAGTATCTCCTCGGGATGGATGATGTAGTCCGTGTTCTTTCCCACCTGCTCGAAGAAGCCGCCGAGCTCGGATTCGTCGTAGAGATCGGGTCTGGCGCCCGCAAGGGGCGTGGCCTTCCGTCCCGGACCGTTGTCCCTGGCGACGGCCAGAAAGGCGAGCTGAAGATAGTCAAAGAGCTGTTCGCTGTGGGCCCTATCGTACCTTTCGATCCGGGAATAGAGGATAGGCAGGACAAGAAGCCTGCGCTTGCCGACCTTCACGGAGATGCAATGTTCGTTCACCGGTGAATCGGGATTCGTGATCTTCCGTTCCTTCAACGTCTTCGGAAACTCGAAGGAGGGACATCTCCTGAACCCTATCGTTTCATACAGTTCATCCCGCAACCGGGGATCGAAGCGTGTCATGATGTGGAAGAGCTCGTGAGACAGGAGCCTGCACAACGTAACCCTGTCGGCTCCGACCATTGGCCGGG encodes:
- the secY gene encoding preprotein translocase subunit SecY; its protein translation is MGGFQNIGKIPELKRRIIWTLGLLAVYRVGIHIPTPGIDGNVLAGIFEQAKGTLLGFFDMFAGGGLERLSIFALGIMPYISASIILQLLTVVIPTLEKLSKEGEAGRRKITQYTRYGTVVISIIQGLFIAIGLEQMRGAGGEPVVFNPGWSFRLMTMITLTGGTSFIMWLGEQITEKGIGNGISLIIFAGIVARMPNAVAGTWSLVNTGELNWFVVLVLMAMMLAVVAFIIFMETSQRRIPVQYAKRVVGRKMMGGQSTHLPLKVNTAGVIPPIFASSIIMFPATISNFITHPYAKKVAELFTPGSALHEIFYVGFIIFFCYFYTAIVFNPDNVADNMKKYGGYIPGIRPGKRTSEYIDRVLTRVTFIGAIYVSFVCVLPTLLVKKFNVPFYFGGTALLIVVGVALDTIQQIESHLILRHYDGLVKKSQRIKGRR
- the rplQ gene encoding 50S ribosomal protein L17, coding for MRHQNRVKKMNRTKSHKRALFMNLANALFDHESIKTTNPKAMELRKVADRLITLAKRKDLHSLRLAFAFLRDKRVVRKLFSDIGDRYAAINGGYTRVVKIGLRKGDAAPMAIIELTQKKEPEKEKEKGKAKESKEAKPAKEKKEKAPAKKKAAPKKETAAGEEAKPKRTRKPKAEKKVEEIPEGTQNA
- the infA gene encoding translation initiation factor IF-1, giving the protein MPKGEGIEIEGTVVEPLPNAMFRVELPNGHRVLAHVSGKMRMHYIKILRGDKVVVELSPYDLTRGRIIYRVK
- the map gene encoding type I methionyl aminopeptidase, encoding MVFLKTKEEIEKMRVASGRAMEMLLYLKDLVKAGVKTMDLENACEEKIKKTGDVKAAFKGYNGFPYCLCVSVNDEVVHGMPSERQLKENDIVSIDFGLLYEGYYGDVAMTYAVGGVSKAARKLLEVTETSLYRGIDEAREGNRLHDISHAIQEFVEGERFSVVREFVGHGIGRSLHEEPQVPNYGTRGTGLRLKAGMVFAIEPMVNMGKSEVYVKENGWTAATKDGSLSAHFEHTVAVTGNGPVILSRV
- the rpsM gene encoding 30S ribosomal protein S13; the encoded protein is MARIAGVDIPRDKRIEVALTYIYGIGRTLSVKILSQAGIDPNKRTHTLLDEEIAKIRDILENEYKVEGDLRKEVSMNIKRLMDIGCYRGLRHRRSLPVHGQRTRTNSRTRKGPRKTSMKRK
- a CDS encoding DNA-directed RNA polymerase subunit alpha, translated to MPMFEKNWQELIRPTKIEIEKKESTYVKFSTEPFERGYGVTIGNSLRRVLLSSIMGAAITSVWIDSVDHEFSTVRGVKEDVTEMILNLKKVVIRMTDDRPALLKIDVKGKREVKAGDITHDGGVEVINPDLHIATLSSDAKLYMEMKARLGRGYQPSEQNVEDADPIGTVPIDAIFSPIRKVSYSVTQARVGRRTDYDKLSMEIWTDGSVDPLDALSFAAKIIKEQMRIFINFDEVEEAEAGEERGQEKTDFNENLYRSVDELELSVRSANCLKNADIKYIGELVQKTEQEILMTKNFGRKSLNEIKEILSCMGLRLGLKLDSFPAREELDKMVLKKKDHM
- the rpsD gene encoding 30S ribosomal protein S4 gives rise to the protein MSRYVGPSCKLCRREGIKLFLKGERCYTEKCAIEKRNYPPGQHVDTKGKVMEYGMRLREKQRARRIYGLSEKQFRRFFVMAERKEGITGTNFLVFLERRIDNMVFRLGFATSRAEARQLVSHKHIAVNGRTVSSSSYLAKVGDVIEVRHKNLPAVVNALESVVRRGVPSWIDLDKDNMKGTIKLFPTRDDISLPIKEQLIVEYYSR
- the rpsK gene encoding 30S ribosomal protein S11; its protein translation is MAKVRRSGKKKVKKNIPVGGAHIQSSFNNTIITITDPQGNVVSWSSGGVVGFKGSRKSTPFAAQLAAENAAKKAMEHGLRTVDVYVKGPGAGREAALRALQSAGLKIHLIRDVTPIPHNGCRPPKRRRV
- the rpmJ gene encoding 50S ribosomal protein L36, encoding MKVKPSVKKRCDKCKIIKRKGVVRIICENPKHKQKQG